TGCGGGCGATGCATCCACGACCGCTGCCGCCGAGACCGTCCACGGTCCGAGCCTCCAGAAGCACGGACCGGTCGATCAGGGGTGGGGACACCCGAGCCCCGGCCAGGCGTGGTCTGGGCAAGCGGGACAAGCAGAGCAAGCGTGGCAGGCACGTAGTCATGCGACGCCCGGATCGCCGGGTGATGGCTCGTCGGGTCCGGGCACAGCGTGGGAGTGGGACGGGAAGCGCGCCGTGACGCCCCGGCGTTCGACGAGCGCCGGCATCGCGTACGTCGGCGCGGTCCTCGGTCTGAGCCTGCTCACCTTCGCGTCGTTGCTCGTGCTCGACAGGTACGGCGACCTCGCCTACAGCCCGTGGCTGACGGCCGCCGGCGTGTGCATCGTCCTCGCTGGTCTCGCCATCGTCGTCGCTGGTGTCCGGGGCCGGTCGTCCGGCGGTCTGAGCTTCCTCGCGATCGTGGCGATCATCATCAGTGCACCAGCAGCCTCGTGGTCTTCCGACGGGGGCTTCCTCGACGGCGCCAACCGCTCGTCGGTCGGGAGCAGCACCTTTGCGCCGACGACGGTCGAGGAGGCGTCCGACGGATACTCGTTCGGCCTTGGTGAGATCACGCTCGACCTCACGACGCTCGATCTCCCGCCCGCAGACGACCGTCCCGTGACGGTCCCTGTCGAGATCGGCGCAGGAAGTGTGACGGTCGTCCTCGCGGAGGGCACGTCAGCGTCGGCGGAGGTCACTCTCGGCGCAGGCCAGGTGTACTGGCAGGTCGACGACGCAGACACCATGCTCGGCGGCGTCGGCACCGACAGCGCAGACCTCGAGACCGACGACGTCCGCGACGGCGCGACACCCGACATCCACCTGGTCATCAAGGCCGGGGCCGGCGAGATCTTCATCAAGGAGGAGTCATGACCGACTCACAGCCCACAGTCCCCGTCCCTGGACCGGGGGCGTCCCCCGAGACCACCGAGCAGGCTGGGTCTGCTGGGCCGGCCCGGCGGCCGCACCGCCCGAGCACCATCATCTGGGGCTTCGTCGTCGCTGTCGTCGGCGCGGGCATCCTTGCCCGCGCGGTCGGCGCGGAGTTCGACGACGGGCTCGCCGTCATCGTCCTTCTCGGTGCGGCCGGCCTCGCGCTCGTCGGGACCTCGATCGCCTCGGTGGTCCGTCGGCGGTGATGTCCGTGCATGACGAAGGCCGGGACCCGTGGGTCCCGGCCTTCGTCATGCACGATCTGGTGCGGCTGTGTCAGGCAAGGGTCAGGACTGGTCGCCTGAGCTCTTTCCGGGCTTGTCCTCGACGGGCGGGACGCGGTCGGCCGGAGAGGCCCAGCCGCTGGAGGTGCCTTCGAGCTCCTCGAGACGTGCGTCGCCCTTCGGTCCTGCTGGCAGCTCGCTGCCGACGGTCGGCTTCGGCACCGGTCGGACGCCTGCCGGGGCGGGTGACGTTGCTCCGTTGACGCGCTCGGAACGGCTCATCCTGATCGGTTCGTCCGGTGCCGGAGGCACCGGCGAGGAGGCTGCATCCTTCTGAGCGGCCCTCGACTTGCTGCTCGACGAGCGCTTCCCGGTCGCTGCCGCGACGACGGGTGTCGCGGACGTCGCCGGCGCCGCGCTCGGACGGCGAGAGGCTGGCTCCTTGTCTTTCGTCGCGTCACTCGCGGCGTCGTCCTTCTGCTCCGGCTCTCCGTGAGCCTTCGACGACACACGCGTCGCGACCGGCGGCACGGCCGTCATCCCGGAGGGAGCGCCTCCGCCGGATCCTTCACCGGGGGCGGCGGGGGCCGCAGGCTCAGCCGGAGCAGCAGGGCTGCTCGTCGTCTCGACGACGACGGGCGGACCACCGGCGAGCCGGCGCAGCGCCCAGCCGACGA
This sequence is a window from Sanguibacter antarcticus. Protein-coding genes within it:
- a CDS encoding PspC domain-containing protein, yielding MNTSDSSASSSAPGTHGDEPPTRPVRSSDKVDEFFDSVRRAGVVRAQDRWVGGVASGVALRLGVDALLVRAAFVVLFLLSGFGLVLYALGWAFLPEQADGRIHVQEALRGRFSSALAGAGIVFVVGANVGPVFGGWGGNGSWLGAMFWVSLTVFVVYVLVTYRTRRTAQPQFYSGPGTQGTPGAPGAPGAAAAPGAAGDASTTAAAETVHGPSLQKHGPVDQGWGHPSPGQAWSGQAGQAEQAWQARSHATPGSPGDGSSGPGTAWEWDGKRAVTPRRSTSAGIAYVGAVLGLSLLTFASLLVLDRYGDLAYSPWLTAAGVCIVLAGLAIVVAGVRGRSSGGLSFLAIVAIIISAPAASWSSDGGFLDGANRSSVGSSTFAPTTVEEASDGYSFGLGEITLDLTTLDLPPADDRPVTVPVEIGAGSVTVVLAEGTSASAEVTLGAGQVYWQVDDADTMLGGVGTDSADLETDDVRDGATPDIHLVIKAGAGEIFIKEES